A single genomic interval of Aureliella helgolandensis harbors:
- a CDS encoding TrkH family potassium uptake protein, with protein MNFRLLSRMLGVICLLFAVTMLFSLPWAHPVLGWRAQLETRPQAFEWAGFRGLLTSCLVSLVCGCVFTWYGRPAKGQKLFRKEAMATVGLSWMLATLLGALPFVLSGTRHPDGSPISFVDALFESQSGFSTTGATILGELENPVLVPHCILFWRCSTHFLGGLGIVVLLVALLGQGASGKAMMRAEITGPTKDSSYSRMQKTAGVFASIYVLLNLLLAMTYWWLGMSVFDALCHAFSTMATGGFSTYNASLGHFDSPWIDYVTVLFMVLAGSNFGLLLLVSTGRVDRLLKDVEFQVYICIIVVVTAAIVTFGLWSHDFENFFGALRYALFQVVSVLTTTGYGTQDFDRWNNFGRGVLLLIMFVGGCAGSTSGGMKVIRHVMFVKILRHELELTYRPHVVRPLRIGDQIIEDINIRKHILVYVGLVSAIFAFSWLLLITVEPDTQWNAQPQVVGAENQLDHKLLDCASAVIATLHNVGPGLGVVGPTANYAGFSPWSKLWFVFLMMLGRLELFSILVLFIPAFWRKL; from the coding sequence ATGAATTTCCGCCTGTTAAGCCGCATGCTAGGTGTCATCTGCCTGCTGTTCGCGGTCACCATGCTCTTCTCACTTCCCTGGGCTCATCCAGTGCTGGGATGGCGAGCTCAATTGGAAACACGGCCACAAGCCTTTGAGTGGGCTGGTTTTCGCGGGCTATTGACCAGCTGCTTAGTGTCGTTGGTTTGCGGTTGCGTTTTCACTTGGTATGGACGCCCCGCCAAGGGGCAGAAGCTGTTTCGCAAGGAAGCCATGGCTACCGTGGGGCTCAGTTGGATGTTAGCGACCCTGCTCGGTGCCCTGCCCTTCGTGCTCAGCGGTACGCGACATCCCGATGGTTCTCCCATTTCCTTCGTCGATGCCCTGTTCGAATCTCAATCGGGATTTAGTACAACCGGCGCCACGATTTTAGGGGAATTGGAGAATCCGGTATTGGTGCCGCACTGCATTCTATTTTGGCGTTGCAGTACACACTTCCTGGGCGGGTTGGGGATCGTCGTGTTGCTGGTGGCTCTCCTGGGCCAAGGGGCGAGCGGTAAAGCCATGATGCGGGCTGAGATTACCGGCCCCACCAAGGACTCGTCGTACAGTCGGATGCAGAAAACCGCTGGTGTTTTCGCCTCCATTTACGTGCTGTTGAACCTGTTGCTCGCCATGACCTATTGGTGGCTCGGGATGTCGGTCTTCGATGCGCTTTGCCATGCGTTTTCCACGATGGCTACCGGTGGTTTCAGTACGTACAACGCCAGTCTGGGGCACTTTGACAGCCCCTGGATCGACTACGTCACCGTGCTCTTCATGGTGTTGGCCGGCAGCAATTTTGGCCTGCTGTTGCTCGTGTCTACCGGTCGGGTCGACCGCCTGTTGAAAGATGTTGAATTCCAGGTCTACATCTGCATTATCGTGGTGGTGACTGCGGCCATCGTGACCTTCGGATTATGGAGCCACGATTTCGAGAATTTCTTCGGAGCCTTGCGATACGCGCTCTTCCAAGTGGTGTCGGTGCTTACCACGACCGGTTATGGCACGCAGGATTTCGATCGTTGGAATAATTTCGGCCGTGGCGTGCTCTTGCTGATCATGTTCGTGGGAGGGTGTGCCGGTAGCACAAGCGGTGGGATGAAGGTTATCCGGCACGTTATGTTCGTGAAAATTCTGCGGCATGAATTGGAGTTAACCTACCGGCCTCACGTGGTTCGCCCGTTGCGAATTGGCGATCAGATTATCGAAGATATCAATATTCGAAAACACATCCTGGTGTACGTGGGACTGGTGTCTGCCATTTTTGCCTTCAGTTGGTTGCTGCTGATCACCGTGGAACCCGATACGCAGTGGAATGCGCAACCCCAAGTTGTCGGGGCGGAAAACCAGCTAGATCATAAATTGCTGGATTGTGCCAGTGCGGTGATTGCTACGTTGCATAACGTTGGACCAGGCTTGGGGGTGGTAGGGCCAACCGCCAACTATGCCGGATTCTCGCCGTGGAGCAAGCTCTGGTTCGTGTTCTTGATGATGTTGGGGCGACTGGAGCTGTTCAGCATTTTGGTGCTGTTCATTCCCGCCTTCTGGCGAAAGCTCTAG
- a CDS encoding DUF6677 family protein codes for MDKSQHKFAGSGHIVIADGEELDLRNRYLAAVLAWLIPGAGHAFQARYLKSAIFSTAILSCFVIGMVISNCRCVYACWDQTEKRWQYALQAAVGLPALPAAYQAWVGASAGQADGPGFMAAPRSTADLDRWNEKTASGFDMGTLYTMIAGLLNVLAIYDAYSGPLPPPVPKKRRRPPEGDAADASVSKADAAEANTIEATA; via the coding sequence ATGGACAAATCGCAGCACAAATTCGCTGGCAGCGGCCATATCGTTATAGCAGACGGGGAAGAACTCGATTTGCGGAATCGCTACTTGGCCGCTGTCTTAGCTTGGTTGATACCTGGTGCCGGGCACGCTTTCCAAGCACGATATCTGAAATCGGCCATCTTCTCGACGGCCATTCTGAGTTGCTTTGTGATTGGCATGGTGATTTCCAACTGCCGCTGTGTTTACGCTTGTTGGGATCAGACCGAGAAGCGTTGGCAGTATGCCTTGCAGGCTGCCGTCGGGTTGCCTGCCCTGCCCGCCGCCTATCAGGCTTGGGTGGGGGCCAGCGCGGGCCAAGCGGATGGTCCTGGGTTCATGGCCGCGCCGCGAAGCACCGCAGACCTCGATCGCTGGAATGAAAAGACCGCGTCTGGTTTTGATATGGGGACGCTGTATACCATGATTGCCGGACTTTTGAATGTGCTGGCTATTTATGATGCGTACAGCGGGCCACTGCCACCTCCCGTACCCAAGAAGCGTCGCCGGCCGCCTGAGGGGGATGCGGCGGATGCCAGCGTTTCCAAGGCCGATGCTGCGGAAGCCAACACGATTGAGGCAACCGCTTAA
- the trkA gene encoding Trk system potassium transporter TrkA produces the protein MRVLTLGGGTVGTWIADLLCRYRHDVTVVDTDAENVRRINHDLDVRAIQGSASQSSVLFQAGVMGCDVCLAVTGQDEVNMVAASMAKAMGVRRSVARVYTPVFRDLSTFDYQRHFGIDRLLSLEHLTAMELARAIRNPESLTLEHFARGQLEVADFEVTRLSDSLNKPLKQLAMSQHVRLGTIRRDKKTWIARAHDEIHLGDWVSLIGRPDELQEFKKTFSLGRPKRQFIVIAGGGETGYHLAKALDAQRHKVLLLESDSERCDYLATHLDRTTVVHADATRKLTLEEERVSGCDYFVACTGNDENNIMSGIEAKSLGAQQIMAIVGRPDYAEIVGRLGIDIAVSERDAMARQILGLMTEGPVLSQLQLPASNIFVLELEVLEGAQVSESNLAEVPFPEGVLVAAVLQEDYVRVPTAADSLQVGNTALVLAPAACVDQVVQAFK, from the coding sequence ATGCGCGTGCTCACTCTAGGTGGTGGAACGGTTGGTACCTGGATCGCTGATCTACTCTGCCGCTACCGCCATGACGTAACCGTCGTGGATACTGACGCAGAGAATGTGCGTCGCATCAACCATGATTTAGATGTGCGCGCCATACAGGGCTCTGCTTCGCAGTCGAGTGTGCTTTTCCAGGCTGGCGTCATGGGGTGCGATGTCTGCTTGGCGGTTACCGGGCAGGACGAGGTCAACATGGTGGCGGCTAGCATGGCCAAGGCGATGGGGGTGCGGCGCTCGGTAGCGCGTGTTTACACCCCAGTCTTCCGCGATCTCAGTACGTTCGACTATCAGCGCCATTTCGGCATCGATCGCCTGCTCAGCTTGGAGCATCTGACCGCAATGGAACTGGCACGCGCCATCCGCAATCCGGAAAGTTTAACACTGGAACATTTTGCAAGAGGCCAGTTGGAAGTGGCCGATTTTGAGGTGACTCGCCTGAGCGATTCTTTGAACAAGCCCTTGAAGCAACTGGCTATGTCGCAGCATGTTCGGCTGGGTACGATTCGCCGCGATAAAAAAACTTGGATTGCCCGAGCGCATGATGAAATTCATCTTGGGGACTGGGTCAGCCTCATTGGCCGTCCCGACGAACTGCAGGAGTTTAAGAAAACCTTCAGCTTAGGAAGGCCCAAGCGGCAATTTATCGTTATCGCAGGTGGGGGAGAGACTGGCTATCACCTTGCTAAAGCCCTCGATGCCCAGCGGCACAAGGTGTTGCTCCTGGAGTCGGACTCTGAACGCTGCGATTACTTGGCCACGCACCTGGATCGTACCACGGTCGTTCACGCGGATGCGACTCGCAAATTGACGCTGGAAGAGGAGCGTGTGAGTGGCTGTGATTACTTTGTCGCCTGCACCGGAAATGATGAAAACAATATCATGTCTGGCATTGAGGCCAAGTCGCTGGGGGCTCAGCAGATCATGGCGATTGTGGGGCGTCCCGACTACGCCGAAATTGTTGGCCGTCTTGGAATTGACATCGCGGTGAGTGAGCGGGATGCCATGGCGCGACAGATCTTGGGATTGATGACCGAAGGCCCCGTGCTGAGTCAGCTGCAATTGCCTGCTAGCAATATTTTTGTTTTGGAGTTGGAAGTCCTGGAAGGCGCTCAGGTTTCCGAATCCAATCTGGCGGAAGTTCCTTTTCCAGAGGGGGTCTTGGTCGCGGCTGTCCTGCAAGAGGATTACGTCCGCGTGCCCACAGCCGCCGATAGTTTGCAAGTGGGAAACACCGCTCTCGTGCTAGCGCCCGCCGCTTGCGTCGACCAAGTCGTGCAAGCCTTTAAATGA
- a CDS encoding DUF1499 domain-containing protein, translating into MNTLLASCPDKPNCVSSQATRAEQAMPPLHFSGDHPQALEAVVTLLSSMPRVKLVERQANSLHFTFTSLVLRFVDDVEFAIAPDTQLLHFRSASRLGYSDLGANRKRMTMLCEQLCQQGIFTLAPAPQTS; encoded by the coding sequence ATGAACACGCTGTTAGCCTCCTGCCCAGACAAACCGAATTGCGTCAGCAGTCAAGCCACGCGAGCCGAGCAGGCGATGCCGCCACTCCATTTCAGTGGGGACCACCCCCAGGCGCTCGAGGCGGTCGTCACACTGCTCTCTTCAATGCCCAGAGTCAAGCTCGTAGAGCGTCAAGCAAACAGCCTCCACTTCACCTTCACCAGCCTAGTCCTCCGCTTCGTGGACGACGTTGAGTTTGCCATCGCACCGGACACCCAACTGCTCCACTTTCGCTCCGCATCGCGACTTGGGTATTCCGACCTGGGGGCGAACCGCAAGCGAATGACCATGCTTTGCGAGCAACTTTGCCAACAGGGAATCTTCACTTTAGCCCCCGCCCCCCAGACCTCATGA
- a CDS encoding esterase/lipase family protein produces the protein MTTPPTECVILLHGLGGHRWLMQPLARRIHKAGYQVQLWGYRSFLSDTATHAQHFASWLSQLALNATCTRIHIVAHSLGSIVTRLALLHHVPQNPRLAELIGRTVMICPPNHGSHAARRLTPWVGWLSRPLVELSDSPHSLVRSLPEDLALRHAIGIIRASRDYVVSPGSTELQGVTQYTTIPATHSSVLFSRRTAEQTLHLLSTGKFLPNS, from the coding sequence ATGACGACTCCTCCCACCGAATGTGTCATTCTGCTGCATGGACTGGGCGGCCATCGCTGGCTAATGCAGCCGCTCGCCCGGCGAATCCATAAGGCCGGGTACCAAGTCCAGCTATGGGGATACCGCAGCTTCCTGAGCGATACGGCCACGCACGCTCAGCATTTTGCCAGCTGGCTCAGCCAACTAGCACTCAACGCAACCTGCACTCGCATACACATCGTGGCTCACAGCCTGGGGAGTATCGTTACCCGCTTGGCGCTACTCCACCACGTGCCTCAGAATCCAAGACTCGCCGAGCTAATCGGCCGGACCGTTATGATTTGCCCCCCCAATCACGGATCTCATGCGGCCCGACGACTCACGCCCTGGGTGGGCTGGCTCAGCCGCCCGCTGGTGGAATTGAGCGATAGCCCCCACAGCCTAGTTCGCTCGCTGCCAGAAGATCTTGCCTTGCGGCACGCGATCGGCATCATTCGCGCCAGTCGCGACTATGTCGTCTCCCCAGGCAGTACCGAATTGCAGGGGGTTACGCAGTACACGACGATCCCAGCCACACATTCGAGCGTCCTTTTTAGTCGCCGAACTGCGGAACAGACTCTCCACCTCCTCTCCACAGGAAAGTTCCTGCCCAACTCATGA